The Arthrobacter zhaoxinii sequence CTCGGCCGCAGGCGGCCTCCGGGATTTAAAGCCGCCTTCCTCCAGGTCCCTCCGGGACCGGACCGCAGGCTCACGCACGTCGAAACGAATTACCTTGTTCTCCGCAGCGGGACGGTTGCCGTTCAACCTCCAGCTCTGAGGTGGGGGCTCGGTGCAGGGAACCCGGACCCTTTTGCGCCGAAAGGGTTTCCCTACACCTCGCAGGCTCGGTGCAGGGAACCCGGACCCTTTTGGCTTAGGATGATATTAGAGCCCGGCCACATAGCGGGTAGCGCTGTGTGGACACTGTTTTATGAGGAGAGACCGTGATCGAAGACACCTTGAAAGAGGCCGCCGAAAAGATGGACAAGGCGGTGGAAGTTGCTAAGGAGGACTTCTCCTCCGTCCGTACGGGCCGCGCCAACCCGGCGCTGTTCAACCGGGTGCTGGTGGATTACTACGGTTCCCCGACACAGCTGCAGCAGCTGGCGTCCTTCGCCACCCCGGATGCCCGCACGCTGCTCATCACCCCTTACGATGTCAGCGCCCTGCGTGCCATCGAGCGGGCCCTGAGTGATTCCGAAGTAGGCGCAAACCCGTCCAACGACGGCAAGGTCATCCGGGTCATCATGCCCGAACTGACGCAGGACCGCCGTAAGGAATACGTCAAGATCGTCCGCGGCAAGGCCGAGGATGCCAAGGTTTCCGTCCGTAACATCCGCCGCAAGGCCAAGGACGGCATTGACCGCCTGGTCAAGGACAGCGAGGTGGGGGAGGACGACGGTGCCCGCGCTGAAAAGGATCTGGACGCCCTGACGAAGGCGCACACGGATTCCATCGACGAGCTCCTCAAGCGCAAGGAAGCCGAGCTTCTCGAGGTCTGATGAGTGACGCCCAGCCTCCAACCCAGGCTGGCGGTTCACCGTCCGTCGAGACTGTTCCCGCAGCGAAGGCCAACGAAATGAGCGCAGCTGATTCCGGACAGGTCCGGGGCCGCGGCGCCCGGGACCG is a genomic window containing:
- the frr gene encoding ribosome recycling factor — translated: MIEDTLKEAAEKMDKAVEVAKEDFSSVRTGRANPALFNRVLVDYYGSPTQLQQLASFATPDARTLLITPYDVSALRAIERALSDSEVGANPSNDGKVIRVIMPELTQDRRKEYVKIVRGKAEDAKVSVRNIRRKAKDGIDRLVKDSEVGEDDGARAEKDLDALTKAHTDSIDELLKRKEAELLEV